Proteins from a genomic interval of Paenibacillus sp. RC334:
- a CDS encoding right-handed parallel beta-helix repeat-containing protein — protein MDKSIASSPSAVVAADGSGDYLSLIEALASNETNIFVKNGIYNVSSTVLIQNHATKIQGESVEHTILRQTDPSKDLITINANDVSITRLTLDSLTHSAQAALVIASSNRTRIEGNKILGTASIFAVYFAGPKVAAGAETIAAVEENHLDNENVFENNTVYSDFIGDGISFSLQKNGKVRYNNVFGSSISFYMCRDSEVLGNLIKDSPLSGISYSLPAYNNRIERNIILRSINSGIRVSRNLEHPISLSSRYHGLEIVYNIILDTRFFGIELDQLSGGINVMFNTIDHPDFSGIQVLRCSKINISSNNISNFGAWKGRGKIRDWTSDSNGIYLETDVQQSSIHLNEIISNGNGDFGIRVTKETSQNRVYFNQNLGTYVQYSLCIEGNNFLK, from the coding sequence TTGGACAAATCTATCGCCTCCTCCCCGTCTGCTGTTGTAGCCGCTGATGGATCGGGTGACTACCTTTCTCTAATTGAAGCCTTAGCATCCAATGAAACAAATATTTTTGTGAAAAACGGTATTTACAATGTTTCTTCTACTGTGCTGATTCAAAATCATGCTACAAAAATACAGGGTGAATCCGTTGAACATACGATACTCCGTCAAACCGATCCTTCAAAGGACTTAATTACAATTAACGCCAATGATGTTTCAATTACCCGTTTAACCCTAGATTCATTAACTCACTCTGCTCAAGCAGCTCTTGTTATTGCATCCTCTAACCGTACCCGCATTGAAGGAAATAAAATTTTAGGTACTGCAAGTATTTTTGCCGTATACTTTGCTGGTCCAAAGGTGGCAGCAGGCGCAGAAACGATTGCAGCAGTAGAAGAAAATCATCTCGATAATGAAAATGTGTTTGAAAATAACACCGTATATTCTGATTTTATAGGGGATGGCATATCCTTTTCTCTTCAGAAAAATGGTAAAGTGCGCTATAACAATGTATTTGGCTCCTCGATCTCTTTTTATATGTGCCGTGATTCCGAAGTATTGGGCAATCTCATTAAGGATTCTCCTCTCTCCGGTATCTCTTACTCATTGCCCGCTTATAACAATCGCATTGAAAGGAACATCATCCTTCGTTCGATCAATTCAGGTATTCGTGTTTCCCGCAATTTAGAGCACCCTATTTCATTAAGCAGTCGATACCATGGATTAGAGATTGTTTATAATATTATCTTGGACACTCGCTTTTTTGGCATTGAACTGGATCAGCTCTCTGGCGGTATTAACGTGATGTTCAACACGATTGATCATCCTGATTTCTCGGGCATCCAGGTTTTGCGATGTTCTAAAATCAATATTTCCAGTAATAACATTTCTAATTTTGGAGCATGGAAAGGGCGTGGTAAAATTCGTGATTGGACGAGTGATTCGAACGGTATTTATCTGGAAACGGATGTTCAACAATCCAGCATTCATTTAAATGAAATCATATCCAATGGAAATGGGGATTTTGGCATTCGGGTTACGAAGGAAACTTCTCAAAATCGTGTTTATTTCAATCAAAATTTAGGCACTTATGTTCAGTATTCCTTATGTATAGAGGGCAATAATTTTTTGAAATAA
- a CDS encoding fibronectin type III domain-containing protein, with amino-acid sequence MNKKRLRQWMAPFATATLILNTGYGIWGGTDAVASQSAALSIAPAEVSNLTAVPLDTTRVNLSWTNPSDINFDHVKVIGVSTDVYVDNILSNSYTLSGLQPNTTYTFRVKTVGKSGNESQGTTVQTKTASVDAPVDKTPPGEVSGLTATNVGYNAFTVNYILPKDADLNQAIIYLNDKEVQRTTGTSYTFSGLIASTNYKVTVKTVDKSGNISGGVNIPVTTTALTVDTVPEVTGASVTSVNNYSVTVSWTRPSGISTVSLYKDGQLVTDSTGTSYTFNNLSASQTYTFMIRSKRSTGALSSGVRLTATTNSTSSNSSEVSNLEVDSKSDTWIKITYDMPSQAEKVKIYVDGDYRGTTSSESYKITDLREGRWYEIKVTSVNSSGRESSGVKISERADSYSYSSSSSSSSNYEKARDLMRIAENSLNASDWRSARDAISDLPSGTRKSDLLDRLEAIRNRAIGTSSSSTGTSSATSTSGTASSYSNNAFSSYSTSFTLTPGSTSAYVDGRTTTMAQAPRVINGVTMVPLRFIGERVGYQVNYDKATKKIIMNRLTDGKQVVLQVKNSTLAVYELNNSRNYSTNITAPVIINGHTLVPLRVISELSGYQVNYNAVSKQITITK; translated from the coding sequence ATGAATAAGAAGCGCTTGCGCCAATGGATGGCTCCGTTCGCAACGGCTACACTGATTTTAAATACGGGATATGGTATCTGGGGAGGGACGGATGCGGTGGCGAGCCAATCCGCTGCTCTGAGTATTGCACCAGCAGAGGTGAGCAATCTGACAGCGGTTCCGTTAGATACAACAAGGGTGAATTTGTCTTGGACCAACCCGTCGGACATCAATTTTGACCATGTAAAGGTGATCGGTGTCAGCACCGACGTGTATGTAGATAACATCCTAAGTAACTCTTATACGCTGAGCGGCTTACAGCCGAATACGACATATACCTTCCGAGTGAAGACGGTGGGTAAGAGTGGTAATGAATCTCAAGGTACTACAGTACAGACTAAAACAGCTTCCGTTGATGCTCCTGTAGATAAGACACCACCAGGAGAGGTAAGCGGGCTGACAGCGACGAATGTGGGTTACAACGCTTTTACTGTGAATTATATATTGCCGAAGGATGCTGACCTGAACCAAGCCATTATCTATTTAAATGACAAAGAGGTGCAGCGAACTACAGGGACGTCCTATACGTTCAGTGGATTGATTGCTTCGACAAACTATAAGGTAACAGTTAAGACAGTGGACAAATCCGGCAACATATCTGGAGGGGTCAATATTCCGGTTACGACAACAGCGCTCACCGTCGATACAGTGCCAGAAGTAACAGGAGCTTCAGTGACATCAGTTAATAACTATAGCGTTACTGTTTCCTGGACGAGGCCCAGCGGAATTAGTACGGTCAGTCTGTATAAGGACGGACAACTGGTAACCGATTCAACAGGAACATCCTATACATTCAACAATCTGTCGGCAAGCCAGACATACACGTTTATGATCAGGTCCAAGCGAAGCACAGGTGCATTGTCCTCCGGTGTGAGGCTGACTGCCACAACGAACAGCACGTCCTCCAATTCGTCGGAAGTATCCAATCTTGAAGTAGATAGCAAGAGTGATACCTGGATCAAAATTACTTACGATATGCCGAGTCAGGCCGAAAAAGTGAAAATATATGTTGATGGTGATTATAGGGGCACTACATCCTCTGAATCCTACAAAATTACGGATTTACGTGAAGGACGCTGGTATGAGATTAAGGTCACAAGCGTAAATAGCAGTGGAAGGGAATCTAGCGGTGTAAAGATCTCAGAACGTGCAGATAGTTATAGCTATTCCTCGTCTTCATCTAGTTCATCCAACTATGAGAAAGCAAGAGATTTGATGCGAATTGCGGAAAACAGTTTGAACGCCTCCGACTGGCGGTCTGCCAGAGACGCAATCAGTGATCTGCCGAGCGGGACACGTAAAAGCGACCTTCTGGATCGGCTGGAAGCTATTCGCAATAGAGCGATTGGTACCAGTAGCTCATCGACCGGGACAAGCTCAGCTACATCGACTTCTGGCACAGCGTCTTCATACTCTAACAATGCGTTTTCCTCATATTCAACTTCATTCACCCTGACACCAGGATCTACATCAGCTTATGTCGATGGGCGTACTACGACGATGGCTCAGGCACCACGAGTGATAAATGGGGTAACGATGGTCCCGCTGCGCTTTATCGGTGAACGTGTGGGCTACCAAGTGAACTATGATAAAGCGACCAAAAAGATTATCATGAATCGCCTTACCGATGGCAAACAAGTGGTGCTTCAAGTCAAGAATTCGACCCTTGCAGTGTACGAGTTAAACAATTCTCGGAATTACTCGACGAACATCACAGCTCCGGTTATTATTAACGGGCACACGCTGGTTCCATTACGAGTCATTAGTGAGCTTTCGGGCTATCAGGTGAACTATAACGCTGTATCCAAACAAATCACGATTACAAAATAA
- a CDS encoding macrolide family glycosyltransferase — MLHILMVNFPAEGHVNPTIGITQAFAARGDQVHYITTEKYKDRLEAVGATVHLHPDLIRTASINTASPAGLNAFLNIHIQTSLDILAITQKLSENIDFDFVFYDRFGAGELVRDYLNIPGIASSPSFLISNNRMASNLFSSEAKVPFQLDEHATASLHLMKERFGVAPEDMVQFMNNSGELNVVYTSRYFQPDGDRFGEENLFIGPSFPERKGEHSFPLDVLQNNKVLYISMGTVLDHVEDFFNTCIEAFSDFEGMVVIAAGEKADFTKINPAPEHFIISPYVPQLEVLRHADVFITHGGMNSVNEGIHFNVPLVVLPQDKDQPMVAQRLTELQAGYRITKEHINAHSLREAVHEVISNAAYKKGIQKINDSFQQSGGTEKALAKIDAYLEKELA; from the coding sequence ATGCTACACATATTAATGGTTAACTTTCCGGCAGAAGGACATGTGAACCCTACGATAGGGATTACGCAGGCCTTTGCAGCACGGGGAGATCAGGTACATTACATTACAACTGAGAAATACAAGGACAGACTCGAAGCAGTTGGAGCAACGGTTCACCTGCACCCCGATCTGATCAGGACTGCTTCCATCAACACTGCATCTCCGGCCGGATTGAACGCATTTTTGAACATTCATATTCAGACTTCGCTGGACATATTGGCAATTACTCAGAAGTTATCCGAAAATATTGATTTTGACTTTGTATTCTATGATAGATTCGGAGCTGGTGAGTTAGTTAGAGATTATTTGAATATCCCAGGTATTGCTTCATCACCATCCTTTTTAATTTCAAATAATCGGATGGCTAGCAATCTCTTTAGCTCCGAAGCAAAAGTGCCATTTCAGCTTGATGAACATGCCACGGCTTCACTGCATCTCATGAAAGAAAGATTCGGGGTTGCTCCTGAGGATATGGTTCAGTTTATGAACAATTCAGGGGAGCTGAATGTGGTATATACCAGCCGATATTTCCAACCGGACGGTGACCGTTTTGGTGAGGAGAACCTTTTTATCGGTCCGAGCTTCCCTGAGCGCAAAGGGGAACATTCTTTTCCTTTGGATGTATTACAAAATAACAAGGTTCTGTATATTTCGATGGGAACAGTTTTGGATCATGTTGAAGACTTTTTTAACACCTGTATTGAAGCTTTTTCCGATTTTGAAGGCATGGTTGTGATTGCAGCTGGTGAGAAGGCTGACTTTACGAAAATCAATCCGGCCCCTGAGCACTTTATTATTTCTCCTTATGTTCCCCAATTGGAGGTATTACGTCATGCAGATGTATTTATTACTCATGGTGGAATGAACAGCGTGAATGAAGGGATTCACTTCAATGTTCCCTTGGTCGTACTGCCCCAGGACAAGGATCAGCCGATGGTCGCGCAGCGGTTAACGGAACTTCAAGCTGGCTATCGAATAACCAAAGAGCATATCAATGCACATTCGTTAAGAGAGGCTGTACATGAAGTGATATCGAACGCAGCGTATAAAAAAGGAATACAAAAAATAAATGATAGCTTCCAGCAATCCGGCGGGACAGAAAAAGCCCTCGCAAAAATTGATGCTTATCTTGAAAAAGAACTCGCGTAA
- a CDS encoding metal-sensitive transcriptional regulator: MDYNYSDELKTRLRRIEGQVRGVLRLMDEGQSCKDVVSQLSAVRNASDKAIAQIVAENLQRCILEEQEAGGDTDKLVKEAIQLLVKSR, encoded by the coding sequence ATGGATTACAATTATAGTGATGAACTGAAAACGCGCCTGAGAAGAATTGAGGGTCAGGTGCGTGGGGTACTTCGTTTAATGGATGAAGGACAGTCCTGCAAGGACGTAGTAAGCCAGTTATCTGCCGTACGCAACGCATCAGATAAAGCGATTGCCCAAATCGTAGCAGAGAATCTGCAACGTTGTATATTGGAAGAGCAAGAAGCTGGTGGAGATACAGATAAACTTGTTAAGGAAGCGATTCAGCTTCTAGTAAAAAGCCGTTAA
- the thiM gene encoding hydroxyethylthiazole kinase yields the protein MALLLQNMRDTNPLIHNITNVVVTNFTANGLLALGASPVMAYAKEEVADMARIAGALVLNIGTLNEELVESMIVAGLSANEHGVPVLLDPVGAGATPFRTASALRILDRVKVDIVRGNAAEVAQIIGEDMQIKGVDAGETGDLNISQLAVKAAHQLNTIVAITGKEDVITDGRIGWIIENGHSLLTKVTGAGCLLTSVLGAFTAVENDRLTAGMAALAVYGVAAEMAAERKGTEGPGSFQIELLNMLFAITPDDVRQYGRVRPLDRIF from the coding sequence ATGGCTTTGTTGCTACAAAATATGCGGGATACGAATCCGCTCATTCACAATATAACCAATGTGGTCGTCACCAATTTCACGGCGAACGGACTGCTCGCGCTCGGCGCTTCACCAGTTATGGCATACGCCAAAGAGGAAGTCGCAGATATGGCCCGAATTGCAGGGGCGCTTGTACTTAACATCGGTACGTTAAATGAAGAACTCGTAGAGTCTATGATTGTGGCTGGTTTATCGGCTAATGAACATGGGGTACCCGTGCTGTTAGATCCCGTGGGTGCGGGAGCGACTCCATTCCGCACAGCCTCCGCCCTCCGTATTCTGGATCGGGTCAAGGTGGATATTGTTCGTGGTAACGCTGCTGAAGTTGCACAAATCATTGGCGAAGACATGCAGATTAAAGGTGTCGATGCTGGAGAAACAGGTGATTTGAATATTTCACAACTTGCAGTCAAAGCAGCCCATCAACTGAATACCATTGTTGCAATCACCGGCAAAGAAGACGTCATTACCGACGGCCGTATAGGGTGGATCATTGAAAATGGCCATAGCCTGCTTACCAAAGTTACCGGGGCTGGTTGCCTATTAACTTCGGTACTGGGCGCTTTCACTGCTGTCGAAAACGACAGGCTTACTGCTGGTATGGCAGCGCTTGCTGTATATGGTGTTGCTGCTGAAATGGCAGCGGAACGAAAAGGCACGGAAGGACCAGGAAGCTTTCAGATCGAGCTGCTTAATATGCTGTTCGCTATAACGCCGGACGATGTACGCCAGTACGGTAGGGTGCGCCCGCTAGATCGGATATTCTGA
- a CDS encoding DsrE/DsrF/DrsH-like family protein, which produces MNQEYTQQKTTIVLFSGELDKAIAAFIIANGAAAYDHEVTIFFTFWGLNTLRKEELVRTNKGLLEKAFGWMMPRGPQKLALSKMNFAGLGPQIIKHVMKKHNALSLPQLIELAQEQGIKLVACTMTMDLLGLQQEEMMDGLEYAGVAAYLGDASQGKVNLFI; this is translated from the coding sequence ATGAATCAGGAATATACTCAGCAAAAAACAACCATCGTATTATTTAGCGGGGAGCTGGATAAGGCTATCGCTGCATTTATTATCGCGAATGGTGCGGCAGCTTACGACCATGAAGTGACCATCTTCTTTACGTTTTGGGGGCTAAACACGCTGCGTAAGGAGGAACTCGTACGCACAAATAAGGGGCTACTCGAAAAAGCCTTTGGCTGGATGATGCCGCGTGGACCCCAAAAGCTTGCATTGTCCAAAATGAATTTTGCAGGACTCGGCCCGCAGATAATCAAGCATGTCATGAAAAAGCATAATGCGCTTTCCCTTCCGCAGCTTATTGAGCTGGCACAAGAGCAGGGAATCAAGCTGGTGGCCTGCACCATGACCATGGATCTGCTAGGGCTGCAACAGGAAGAGATGATGGACGGTTTGGAATATGCCGGAGTAGCTGCCTACCTGGGGGATGCTTCGCAAGGCAAGGTAAATCTATTCATTTAG
- a CDS encoding glycosyltransferase family A protein: MNKKETRNGVSIIACTNRPQFFDNILQNYRRQRYKSKELIIILNNDSMNLQLYRNRVRGSAHVTVYQVPENISLGQCLNAGMTRARLSLVAKFDDDDYYSPFYLKEQVKELKRTKSDIVGKHSCLVYLSASKKLLIRSPKEANKHVEFVQGGTILFKKEVLKKVRFTDRSIGEDVTFLRQCRKKGFKTYATSPFNYVYQRRQNKKSHTWRAGDDFYIEGSRLVVITDHYRSIADKEV; this comes from the coding sequence TTGAATAAAAAAGAGACCAGAAATGGTGTTTCCATTATTGCATGTACCAATCGTCCGCAATTTTTTGACAACATTCTGCAAAATTACAGAAGACAGCGTTATAAAAGTAAAGAGCTTATTATCATTCTGAATAATGACAGCATGAACCTGCAGTTATACCGAAACCGCGTTAGGGGCTCTGCCCATGTTACCGTATATCAAGTTCCTGAAAACATATCATTAGGGCAATGTTTAAATGCTGGAATGACGAGGGCCCGACTCTCGTTGGTCGCTAAATTTGATGATGATGACTACTACTCGCCGTTTTACTTGAAAGAGCAGGTTAAAGAGCTGAAGCGCACCAAGAGTGATATTGTGGGCAAGCATTCTTGTCTTGTTTATTTGAGTGCTTCCAAGAAGCTTTTGATCAGATCACCTAAAGAAGCGAATAAACATGTAGAATTTGTACAAGGTGGTACCATTCTATTTAAAAAGGAAGTATTAAAAAAGGTTCGTTTCACCGACCGCTCAATCGGGGAGGATGTAACCTTTTTGAGGCAATGCAGAAAAAAGGGATTCAAAACGTATGCTACATCTCCTTTCAATTATGTATACCAGCGGAGACAGAACAAAAAGAGCCATACGTGGAGAGCGGGAGACGATTTTTATATAGAAGGGAGCCGATTGGTAGTGATAACGGATCATTACCGTTCGATCGCAGACAAAGAGGTTTAA